The Archangium primigenium genomic interval AAGTGGCGCAGCTCCTGGAACAGGGGCTCGTTGGAGTGCGAGGTGTCGTAGGTGAGATCGAAGGCGTGGATGCTGCCGTCGGTGGTGTGGCAGTCGATGAAGACATGGGGCCACCAGCGCTGGTGCAGCGCCGCGAGGGCACGCGTCTCGGGCGCCTCCTGCTTCATGTTGTCGCGGTTGAGGTTCCACCCCTCGCCCGTGTAGCGCGTGCCCACGCCGCCCTCGGGGTTCACCTGGCCCTCGAGGTTCTTCAGGTCGAGCTCGCGGTTGTTCGGGCTGATGCGGTCGTTGCCGTCGGGGTTGAAGTTGGGCACCAGCACCAGGCACAGCTTGTCGAGCAGCTTCGCGCCCAGCTTGGTGAGGGTGAGATCGCGCGCGAGCGCGAGCACGGACTCCTTGCCCTCCACCTCGCCGGCGTGGATGTTGGCCTCCACCATGACGATGACCTTCTTCTGCTTGCGCGCCAGCTCCGGCGTGAAGCAGTTGCGGTCACTCACCACGAGCGCGGCGAGGGGCTGGCCCTCACCGCTCTGGCCGAAGTCCACCCGCCGGGCGAGCTTCGTGCGGGCGCACAGGGCATCGACGAAGGCCAGCACGTCGGTGCTGCGCGAGGTCTGCGTGTACTGAGAGGCTTCGGCGCGGGTGAGCGGCTCGGTCATGACGCGGCATCCGAGCCGCCCCACCCCCACACCGTCAAGTCCTCACTCGCCCTGGGTCGCGGCCGCCTTGGGCGGGGGCATGGGGAAGAGGGTCTTGTCGATGCCCACCTGGAGCTGCTCGGGCTTGAGCGCGCCCCCGGCGGCCTCGGGCGAGGCGTCGTACCAGCGGCCAAAGCCCTGCACGAGCTCGTCGCGGGAGATGCGGCCGTCCTTGTTCGTGTCCAGCGCGGGGACGATCATCGGGCCGAAGAACAGGCCCGGGCCCATGGGGGCGTGCTTGATGACCATGCCGGACTCCTTGCCCGCGAGCTGCGCGGTGATGGAGCGCCCGCGCGCCTCGATGAACGGCTTGATGGGCCGCACCTGCTCGTTGCCGAACGGCGTCTGCGGCGGCGCCGCGCCGTCCGCGCCCGCCTTCTGGCCCATCGCCTTGAACTTCTCGGCGGCCTCCTCCGAGCCGGGCGTGCGCAGGGGCAGCTGGTCCACGCGCTCGCCGGCCACCAGCTTCTCGAAGCGCGCGAGCTTCTCCTCGGACTCGTCCTTCACCGCGGGCCGGATGGCCGCGGCGGTCTCGTCCACCAGCGCCTTGACGCGCTCGGGCTTGAAGGGGCCCTTCTGCAGCTCCGCGAGCCGCGCGCGGTAGAGCTTCTGGAACGCCGGGGTCTGGAACAGCCGCGAGAAGAAGCGCTTCTCGCCCTGCCAGGGCTTGGCGATGCTCAGCTCCTCCATGAGCTTGTTGGTGAACATGTTGAGCTGGCCGAAGGAGTGGTCCAGGTCCCACGGGATGATGGAGAACTTCTGCGTGCGCGAATCCAGGTGCACGTAGAAGTTGTGGCCCAGGGCCAGGGGGCTGTCCATGGTGGACAGGGACACGGTGGCCGCCATGTAGCGGGCGAAGCCGTCCAGGTCGATGTACTGGTTGATCTTCGCGGCGAAGTCCTTGTCGCTCGCCTGGTTCACCCACTTGCTGAAGGCGATGAGGCGCGCGCGCTGCTTCTCGGTCACCTTGCCCTTGGGGTAGTAGACCTTCTCGTAGGCGGCCCAGTCATCGCCCAGGTCCGCGAACAGGTCGGGCAGCACGGGCTTGAAGAGCGCGCCGGCCTCGTCGCGGTAGTGCATCCGCTCGAAGACCGAGTCGATGTTCTCCACCACCGAGTACAGGCCCACGTAGTGCTTCGTGTACACGCCGGGCACGGTGATGGACACCCGCGCGTACGTCGTGCGCGGCGCCACCACGCCCGCCTCCCGGTAGAGCCGGTGCGAGAGCACCTCGTTCATCCAGCTCGTGTCCGTGACGTTGCTGTGGAAGTTGATCTTCTCGAGCCCCCCCAACCGCGCGTCCTGGGACAGGCCCTCCAGGTCCACCTTGAGCGAGCGCTTGAGGTCCTTGTGCGACTGCATGTACGAGAAGTTGCCCTTGTAGCGCAGCTCCACGTTCTTGAACGTCTGGCCCTCGAACTCCAGGTCCGCGTGCGTGGTCTCGAACTGCACGCCCATCATCGAGGCCATGTCGTCCGCGCGCGTCTCCTCCTCGCCCTCCTTGGGGCGCATGGACTTGAGCTCGAACAGATCATTGAGCCCGTCGCGCAGGTTCTGCGGCGACAGCGCGCCCTGCTTCTCCTCGTCCCAGAGCGCGAACCAGCGCTCGGCCAGCGCCTGGAGCTCCGCCTTGGACAGGGTGCCGGACTTGTCGCTGTCCGCGTCGGCCACGATCCGGCCCGACAGCATCCGCCCCGGCGTGAAGTGGCGCAGCATCTCCTTGGGGTCGCGCAGCGTCTTGGGCTCCAGCCCCGCCCACTGCTCGGGCGTGAAGCGCAGGTGCGCGTTCCACGGCGTCGTCCGCGCGAACAACTGCTCCGCCGTCAGCGGCGCGGCGGGCGCCTTCTCCTCGGCCAGGGCCATCGAGGCGGTCAATCCCCCACCCAGCATCGCCAACACCACCGCATTCCGTTTCGCGCTCATTCGTGCACTCCCCGCGTGTGCGAGCCCATCCGGCCCGTGAAATGTCACAACTGCGTCACAGGGCGAATACCGCTCTCCGCCTGGAGGGTCAACGAGGCGCGGCACGCCGGGTCGCCACGACCCGCAGGCCGTGGCGGGGACGCAGGGTCACCAGGGCCTGGGGCTCCACGGGGTGGCCGGGCACGGGCTGGAAGTGGTAGCGCCGCGCGAGCATCGCCAGCACCAGCTGGCCCTGGAGCAGCGCCAGCCCGCTGCCCACGCACATGCGCTGGCCGCCCCCGAAGGGCAGCCAGGCGAAGCGGGGACGCGTGGCGGCGCGCTCGGGCAGGAAGCGGTCCGGGTCGAACACCTCGGGCCGCTCCCAGAAGGCCGGGTGGCGGTGGATGACGTAGGGCAGGAAGACGACGATGGTGCCTGCGGGCAGGGGGTAGCCCCCGAGCACGTCGTCCGCCAGCGCCACGCGGCTGATGAGCCAGGCGGGCGGGTAGAGCCGCATGGACTCGTCGAGCACGCGGGACGTGTAGCCCAGGGTGGGCAGCTCCCGCAGCGTGGGCGTGCGCTCGCCGAGCACACGGGACAGCTCCGTGACCAGCCGCGCCTCGGCCTCGGGGTGCTGGCCGAGCAGGTGGAAGGTCCAACCGAGCGCGTTGGCGGTGGTCTCGTGCCCGGCGAGCACGAGCGTCATCACCTCGTCGCGCAACTGCCGATCGCTCATGCCCTCGCCGGTGTCCGCGTCGCGCGCCTCCATCAGCAGATCGAGCAGGTCCGCGCTCGGGTGCTCGCTCTGGTGGCGCGCGTCGATGATGCCGAAGACGATGCGATCCAACACCCGGATGGCGCGGCGCAGGCGCACATGGCCGGGCAAGGGCAGCGCCGCGGGCAGCGGCACCACGGCGAGCACCTGCCGGTTGATCTCCTCCAGCACGGTGGTGACCGCCCGCGCCACCTCGCGCGCGGCCCCGCTCAGGTCCGCGCCGAACAGCACCCGGCCGGTGATGGCCAGCACCAGGCCCATCAACTCGGCCGACAGGTCGAAGGGCTCGCCCCGCGCGGCGAGCGCGTCCCAGTGCGGCAGCGCGTCCTCGACCAGGCCGGTGATGTCCCGCGCCATGCCCGCCAGGCGCTCCTTGTGGAAGGCGGGCTGGGCGAGCCGCCGCTGGCGCCGCCAGAACCCGCCCTCGCTCAAGAGCAGGCCCTCGCCGAGCACGGGCCGCAGCCGCTGCATCAGCGCGGTCTTCTGGTAGTTCTGCGCGTTGTCCACCAGCACCCGCTTCACGTCGTCCGGGTGGCTGATCTGGTGCATCAGGAAGGGGCCCATCGGGTAGCGGACCACATCGCCATACCGCTCGCGGCCCCGGAGGAAGAGGCCCAGGGGGTCCGAGCGGCGCTCGGGGAGGTTTCCGAGGAGCCAGTGGCCCTGGGGCCCGGGCGGGAGGCGGCGTGCGGGGTCTCGTGTCGTGCGCAAGGCGGTGTCTTCCCAGGACATTCCAAAAACGGCGAGCGGGGGGCGTCCCCTGCCCCAGCGTAGCGGGTCCCGCTAAGGTGTCGCGCGTGAGCCCGCCCCGCTTCGTTCCAGGATTCGACGCCCCCGACCGCCCCCGCGACGCGGCCCTGCTGTTCGCCGTGCGCGGCTTCGAGCTGCTCGTCACCGAGGGCACGACGGGCCTCGCGCTCGTGCCCACCGCTGCCCGGCTGCCCGACCTGGCCGCCCAGGCACAGTACCTCGGCACGCTCGACGGCCAGGACTGCTACGTCACCGCCCTGCCCAAGGAGAGCGCGGCCCCCGAGGGCCTGCGCTTCATGCCCGCGCGCGACCTCTACCCCGTGGTGGACGAGGTGCTCTTCGGCCTGGGCGGCCGGGCGCTCGCCATCGCCGAGTGGGACGTGCAGCACCGCTTCTGTGGCCGCTGCGGCCAGCCCACCTCGGTGACCCCGGGCGAGCGGGCGCGCCGCTGCACCGTGTGCCGCACCCCCTTCTACCCGCGCATCTCCCCGGCGGTCATCATGCTCATCACCCGGGGGGACCGGATGCTGCTGGCGCGCAACGCGCGCTTCCCCGGGGCCTTCTTCAGCGCCCTGGCGGGCTTCGTGGACGTGGGCGAGTCCCTGGAGGAGACGGTGGCGCGCGAGGTGAAGGAAGAAGTCGGGCTGGAGATCCAGACCCCGCGCTACTTCGGCAGCCAGCCGTGGCCCTATGGGCGCTCGCTGATGGTGGGCTTCACCGCGGAGTACGCGAGCGGGGACATCCAGGTGGACGGCGAGGAGATCGCCGAGGCGGCCTGGTTCGGGGTGGACGAGCTGCCCCGGATTCCGCCCCCCCTGAGCATCGCGCGGCGCCTCATCGACGGCTTCGTGGCCCAGGTGAAGGCCCGGACGCCTCCGCGCTGAGTCCGCTCCCCTGGAGGGCGGGCGGCCCTCGGGGCTCCGCTCGGCCCTTGCATCGTCCGCCCGAGTGGGGTTGAAGCGAGGCTTCCCCCGGACTCGCGCCCATGCCCCTCGCCCGCCCCCAGATCGAGCCCCGTCGTAGTCCCACCGCTGACTCGGTGGTGGTCAAGGAGATCTACCTGTCGGTGCAGGGCGAGTCGACCCACGCGGGACTGCTCTGCTCCTTCATCCGGCTCACCGGCTGCCACCTGCGCTGCAGCTATTGCGACAGCGAGTTCGCCTTCCACGGCGGCGCGCGGCGCAAGAACGCGGACGTGGTGGCCGAGGTGAAGGCGCTCGGGGCCCGGCGCGTGGAGGTGACCGGTGGCGAGCCCCTGCTCCAGCCCGGCGTCTACCCGCTCATGGAGGCGCTGCTGGCCGAGGGAATGACGGTGCTGCTGGAGACGAGCGGCGCCATCGACGTGCGGCTGGTGCCCCCGGCGGTGCACAAGATCGTGGACATGAAGACGCCCTCCTCGGGCGAGAGCGATCGCAACGACTACCGCAACCTCACCTCGATGAACGCCAACGACGAGCTCAAGTTCGTCATCGGCGGCCGCGAGGACTACGAGTGGAGTCGGCGGCTCATCATCGAGCACGGGCTGCTCGACAAGCCCTACGAGCTGCTGTTCTCCACGGTGTACGGCAAGCTGTCCACGAAGGACCTGGCCGAGTGGGTGATCGCCGACCGGCTGCCGGTGCGCTTCCAGTTGCAGATGCACAAGTACATCTGGGCGCCGGACGAGCGCGGCGTGTGAGGCGCGCGGGCTAGCGGCCGAACAGGCCGAGCACGAGCCGCGCCACGAGCAGGCCCTGGACGAGCACGAAGCCGAGGTTGGCCGCCGCGAGCCCCCGGGTGAGCCGCGCGAGGACGCGGGCCCAGGAGGGCAGCGCGCCGTGCACGAGCCGCTGGAGCTCGCGCGCGCCGACGGGCCACCCCACGCCGAACGCGAGGAGCTGGAGCACGGGCAGGCGCCGCAGCAGGGGCAGGACGATGGTGCCGTGGCCCGGCTCCACGCGCGCCTCGAAGGGCAGCAGCAGGAGCAGCGGCGCGGCCACCAGGGCGATGCACTGCAGGCCGAGCGCCCCGGTGAGGGACCAGGAGGGCGTGCCCTCGCGCCGCACGAGGGCGAGGCAGTCCGGACACAGGGCGGCGTCCCCGAGCAGCTCCGTGCAGTCGCCACACAGGAAGGTGCCGCAGCGCGCGCAGGTGGCGACCGCCATGCGGCGATGCGCGGGGCAGTGGGCGGCGTCCACGGCGGGCGGGGGCTCAGAAGCCGGAGGACGTCGCGCGCACCATCCCCTGCTCCAGGCCGTGGGCCCCCAGACCGAGGAACACGGCGGTGAGCACGGTGCCGCCGAAGAAGCCCGCGAGGATGAGGTTCTTGCGCGGGTGCTCGAACTGGCTGAACGCGTACACGAGCGGGTAGAAGGGCACGAGCAGCACCATCATCCCCGTGCCCAGACTGCGCCGGAAGGCGTGGACGAGGAGGAACAGGGCGCACACGAAGGTGATGACGCCGAACACGGCGGCGAGCGGAAGGAGCGGCACGGGATGGGAGATAACACGTGGCCGGGCGCGTGCTAAAGCTCGCTCCCACGACTCCTGCCCGAGGACCCGGACGATGGCCACCCTGAAGACACTGCTGACCTTCCTCCTGGCGGGCGCCTTCCTGGGGCTGGCCTCGGCGTCGTGGCTGGGGCCCAAGTGGCTCGAGTGGGACAACACGCCCCGCTTCCAGGCGACCCAGATGATGTGCGACCTGCCCAAGATCATCCGGGACGTGAGCGCGCAGCTGCTCAGCTATCAGATCACGGGCACGCTGGTGGGCGCGGGCGTCATGCTGGTGCTGGGCATCGTGTACGTGGTGGCGCGCGCGAAGAAGCAGCGGCGCGCGGCCCAGCCCCCCGTGGCGCCGCCCCCGGCCAGCCCCGCGGCCTGAACAGCGCCAGCGCGCCTCTCCCCCGCCTCGCCAACCATGCGCCTCTTGCTCGCACTCGCCGCCATGGTCTGGCTGGGTCCAGCCTGTGCGACCGATCCCCACAGGACAGGCGGCGTCGGTCCTCGCGGAAATTGGAACCGTTGGAACCCGGGCGCCCCCACTCGATTCCATCAGTCCTGTGGCGCGGCATGTGGTGCTCCGGTCAGTGCGAGCACTGGAGAGGTTCTCGTGCCGGCCACGGTCCGTGTCGCTCCAGCCGCCGAGAAACTCGTTCAGGTCGCCGAGGCGCTCCAAGGACTGCTCACCGTGAGCAGGTTTCTCGACGGGTCCCAGAAAAAGGCCGTCGAGACCATCCTCGTGACCTGTGTGCGAGAAGCCAACACGCAGGTGGACAATGAACTCTTCGGCCAGGGGCGCTCCCTCCCAGATTCCGAGTGCGGAAAGGAGCCCATCGCCAAGGAGAAACGCGCCCCGACCTGGCGGAGACACCTGGGAAAGCTCAAGCACGAGGCCGCCTTCGCCTGCATCCAGCAGCGGCTCTCCGCGCGGTTCCCCGACAACTTCTCCATCGAACCCCGGCTCCGGCGTGACGGCATCACCCAGGACGTGATGCTCACCGATCGGTGGGGAGGTTCACTGCAACCCGACATTGTCGTCCACTTCGCACGCAACGCCACCCGGATTCAGTGCATCTACGACCTCAAGTTTCCTTGCGGCTACGAGGTCGGCACCAATCCCTGGACCCCCGCGGTCGTCTCTCAGATGAACGCCTATGGGCGCCTGGGAGGAGAATGTCCCCCCGCCCTCGTCACGCCTCAACTGGCCATCCTCCGCCAATCTCGTACGCCATGACGCCGCTCCGCCCCCGCATCCGGCTCTCGGGACCCGTCCCCTATACGTCGTGGACACCCGAATCGGGAGAGTCAGTGGAGTACTGGGACCGACTCCTCGTGCGGGACATCGTGCGCATGGTCTTCTTCGTGCCGCACGACCACTTCGACATCGCCGTGGGTGTGACCCACGCGCTCGACAGCTATGTGCGCGCGGTCAATGACTGCCCGGATGCGCTGGTCCAGTACACCTGCTGCGATTGGGAGCCCGCCCCGCTCAATGACAGGGGATGTGAACTCATCCGGGCCACGTTGAACCCACGCGTGCGCCACTTCGCGGAGGACTACATGGGGCAGGAGGTCTCCGCTGACGTGAAGGATGGCGCGGAGCCTTTTTTCGGGCTCTATGGCAAGCAAGACAGCGGATTCAGTTTCGAGTACCACGCACGGACTCCCTGGCGGGAGGAGCCAGTCGAAGCAGTGAGCGTCCTGCGCGCGACCCTCCCTACGGAGTACCTCGACGAGCGCGGCGCCAGCGCCGTGAGTGAACTGGCAATCGCGCTGGCTTCACGCCTGCCCTTGGCGTCCGGACATGCAGGGCTGGCCCTGGAGGTTGCCCCTCCCCAGCTCGAACGGCTCGACGTCCTGCGTCCGCTTCTCTCACGTCATCCCGGCTTCGACGTACGCGATGCCGGCATTCTCGACGAGGTGGGCTTTCGGATCGATGGCGTCCACTGGATGAACTTCCTGGGCCCTCCGGTACTCACGGAACTCGGCGGTGCCGCGGGTCTGCGCGCCCGACTTCGTCCCACCCTGGGCCTTCAAGCACTCGGGGACAACCACGCCCTCGTGACGCTGGGTCCAGAACCCGACGCGGGAGACCTGCTTCGTGGCGAGACCCTGACGTCCTACCGCGAGTTCGCGCATGTGCTGGAACCGTGGTTGGAGCCCTTCGCCTGGGGCCATCTCGACACACAGGGCAAGGCAGCCGACGCGGTGGCGTGGCGGACCTGGTGGCATCGGTTCCGCAGGTGACCGTTGCCCGCGGCCTGAAGTCTCACACCGCCGGCAGGTCCACGATGAAGCGCGCGCCGCCCTCGGCGCGGTTCTCCGCGTGCAGCGTGCCGCCGAAGGACTCCACGTACTCGCGCGAGAGCGCCAGCCCCAGCCCCGTGCCCTTCTCCGGCGCCTTCGTGGTGAAGAACGTGGTGAACAGCTTCCCCAGGTGCTCGTCCCGGATACCCGGGCCGTTGTCCTCCACCAAGAGGCGCACCCGCTCGGCCGCCACCTCCACCTTCAACATCACCCGCCCATCCCGCACCTTGCCGTCCTCGATGGCGTCCGCCGCGTTGAGCAGGAGGTTGAGCAGCACCTGCCCCAGCCGCCGCGGCTCGGCCTGCGCCGCCGGCGTGCCCGGCACCTCCACCGCCAGCTTCACCAGTGACTTGAGCCGCACGCTCGCCAGCCGCACGCTCGCGTCGATGACGGGCGCCAGCTCGCACCGGCCCACAGGCGCCACCACGTCCTCCGCCCGCGACAGCACCGTCAGGTCCTTCACGATCTGATGGATGCGCTCCACGCCCTGCATCGTCTCGCTGAGCGCCTCGGAGAACTCCACGTCGTCCCCGCCCTCCGTCTTCTGCCGCCACTCCTCCAGGAGGTAGCGCAGGTTGGCCTGCACGTAGGCCAGGGGGTTGCGCACCTCGTGCGCCACGCCCGCCGCCAGCCGCCCCACCTGCGCGAGCCGCTCGGCCCTCAACGCCCGCTCCTGCGAGGCGCGCAGGGCCTGCGTCGCCTCGCGCTCGACCTCGCGCGAGCGCGCCCACGCCAGGCGCAGCCGCTGCTGGTACCGGCTGAGCATCATCCCCATCGTTCCGGAGGACACCAGCATCAATCCCCACGCGGCCACCTTCGACCACGGCGCGCCCTCGGCGAGCAGCACCGCGCTGGCGCCCACCACGGGCAGGCCGATGCGCAGCGCCGCTTCCCACGGGCGCTTCCAGGGCAGCATCAGCGCGAACAGCGGCAGCACGCACAGGCTCGCGAACACCGGGTTGGCCGAGCCTCCCAGCCGCGAGCAGATGAGCGGCAGGAACACGTTGGGCAACACCACGCCCACGATGAAGCGCACCCGCTCACGACCCAGGCCCGGCACTACCGTCGCGGCCCAGGCCACGCCCAGCATCACCCCGGCCCACAGTCCCCGCAGCATCAAGGTGTCCCAGGTCCAGTGCATCACCGACAGCACGTCCAGCCCCCAGAACAGCAGCGAGCGCATCGCCAACACGCGCAGGATCCGACCTTCCTCCGGCGCCAGCGCGTCCCGGTCCTGCTGTCCCATGACCATCCCGTCTCACACGATTCCACGGGGAATCGGGGGTTACGGGACTCAACTTGACACACTTCGGGGTCAGGCGGAACCCAGCCCGGGTCAGGGTCGCACCCGCGCCACGAGTCTCAGTTTCTCCGCGCGCGGCAGTCGCTTGAGAGCGGCCTCGCGGCGCAGAGCGGCCCCTCGATCGGCTGCCTGCTCACTCCACACCAACGTCACGGGCAGACGGGCCCGGGTGTACGCGGCGCCCCGGCCGCGGTTGTGGGTGGCCACGCGGCGCTCGAGATCATTGGTGGCACCGGTGTAGAGGCTGCCGTCGCGGCAGCGCAGCATGTAGACAGTCCAGGAAACCGACACGGCGCCCCGCAGGATAGCCCAAGCGCTTCCCACCCGGTCGCCGCGATTTCCCACCCGCGCCCTCCCGGGCGCTCACCCCGCCACGGGGCTGAGCGCCGGCACGGGGTAGAGCGCCGGCCGGAGCGAGCGCTCGCACGCGGCCATCACCAGCGACACCGGCAACAGCGGATCCATCGCCCACGCCGCCAGCACGTGCGACCGGCTGAGCAGCCCGAGCAGACGGCCCTTCTCCCCCACCACGGGCAGCAGCGGCACCCCGTGGCGCTCCATCATCCCCAGGGCCCTCAGCAGGGTGTCCGTGGGCAGCAGGGTGACCTCTTCCGACGACAATTTTTCCGCAACATTCGGCTTTTGCCGCATCTCCGAGCCTCCCGGCTTGAACGGGTGGGATGCTCTGCAACCACCTTGCCGACCTGTGGGACGAGTTGATTTTGAACAAAGCGGTCCTTGGGCCCGGCGCGTTAGACTCCCGGCGTGACGAACCGAAACGGTCAGCGACTCACGCGCATGGCGGACCTCTTCTCGCGAACGGTGAACCGCGAGGGCGCCGGCCTGCTCACCCTGCCCTTCAAGCCGGACGAGCTGTACCGGGTGCCCACGGACGATGGGGCGGCGGTGGCGCTCGGGCGCTACCATCCCCGAGGAG includes:
- a CDS encoding HPP family protein, producing MSSEEVTLLPTDTLLRALGMMERHGVPLLPVVGEKGRLLGLLSRSHVLAAWAMDPLLPVSLVMAACERSLRPALYPVPALSPVAG
- a CDS encoding type VI immunity family protein translates to MRDIVRMVFFVPHDHFDIAVGVTHALDSYVRAVNDCPDALVQYTCCDWEPAPLNDRGCELIRATLNPRVRHFAEDYMGQEVSADVKDGAEPFFGLYGKQDSGFSFEYHARTPWREEPVEAVSVLRATLPTEYLDERGASAVSELAIALASRLPLASGHAGLALEVAPPQLERLDVLRPLLSRHPGFDVRDAGILDEVGFRIDGVHWMNFLGPPVLTELGGAAGLRARLRPTLGLQALGDNHALVTLGPEPDAGDLLRGETLTSYREFAHVLEPWLEPFAWGHLDTQGKAADAVAWRTWWHRFRR
- a CDS encoding CotH kinase family protein, whose translation is MSAKRNAVVLAMLGGGLTASMALAEEKAPAAPLTAEQLFARTTPWNAHLRFTPEQWAGLEPKTLRDPKEMLRHFTPGRMLSGRIVADADSDKSGTLSKAELQALAERWFALWDEEKQGALSPQNLRDGLNDLFELKSMRPKEGEEETRADDMASMMGVQFETTHADLEFEGQTFKNVELRYKGNFSYMQSHKDLKRSLKVDLEGLSQDARLGGLEKINFHSNVTDTSWMNEVLSHRLYREAGVVAPRTTYARVSITVPGVYTKHYVGLYSVVENIDSVFERMHYRDEAGALFKPVLPDLFADLGDDWAAYEKVYYPKGKVTEKQRARLIAFSKWVNQASDKDFAAKINQYIDLDGFARYMAATVSLSTMDSPLALGHNFYVHLDSRTQKFSIIPWDLDHSFGQLNMFTNKLMEELSIAKPWQGEKRFFSRLFQTPAFQKLYRARLAELQKGPFKPERVKALVDETAAAIRPAVKDESEEKLARFEKLVAGERVDQLPLRTPGSEEAAEKFKAMGQKAGADGAAPPQTPFGNEQVRPIKPFIEARGRSITAQLAGKESGMVIKHAPMGPGLFFGPMIVPALDTNKDGRISRDELVQGFGRWYDASPEAAGGALKPEQLQVGIDKTLFPMPPPKAAATQGE
- a CDS encoding radical SAM protein, with the protein product MPLARPQIEPRRSPTADSVVVKEIYLSVQGESTHAGLLCSFIRLTGCHLRCSYCDSEFAFHGGARRKNADVVAEVKALGARRVEVTGGEPLLQPGVYPLMEALLAEGMTVLLETSGAIDVRLVPPAVHKIVDMKTPSSGESDRNDYRNLTSMNANDELKFVIGGREDYEWSRRLIIEHGLLDKPYELLFSTVYGKLSTKDLAEWVIADRLPVRFQLQMHKYIWAPDERGV
- a CDS encoding sensor histidine kinase gives rise to the protein MGQQDRDALAPEEGRILRVLAMRSLLFWGLDVLSVMHWTWDTLMLRGLWAGVMLGVAWAATVVPGLGRERVRFIVGVVLPNVFLPLICSRLGGSANPVFASLCVLPLFALMLPWKRPWEAALRIGLPVVGASAVLLAEGAPWSKVAAWGLMLVSSGTMGMMLSRYQQRLRLAWARSREVEREATQALRASQERALRAERLAQVGRLAAGVAHEVRNPLAYVQANLRYLLEEWRQKTEGGDDVEFSEALSETMQGVERIHQIVKDLTVLSRAEDVVAPVGRCELAPVIDASVRLASVRLKSLVKLAVEVPGTPAAQAEPRRLGQVLLNLLLNAADAIEDGKVRDGRVMLKVEVAAERVRLLVEDNGPGIRDEHLGKLFTTFFTTKAPEKGTGLGLALSREYVESFGGTLHAENRAEGGARFIVDLPAV
- a CDS encoding GIY-YIG nuclease family protein codes for the protein MLRCRDGSLYTGATNDLERRVATHNRGRGAAYTRARLPVTLVWSEQAADRGAALRREAALKRLPRAEKLRLVARVRP
- the nudC gene encoding NAD(+) diphosphatase, coding for MSPPRFVPGFDAPDRPRDAALLFAVRGFELLVTEGTTGLALVPTAARLPDLAAQAQYLGTLDGQDCYVTALPKESAAPEGLRFMPARDLYPVVDEVLFGLGGRALAIAEWDVQHRFCGRCGQPTSVTPGERARRCTVCRTPFYPRISPAVIMLITRGDRMLLARNARFPGAFFSALAGFVDVGESLEETVAREVKEEVGLEIQTPRYFGSQPWPYGRSLMVGFTAEYASGDIQVDGEEIAEAAWFGVDELPRIPPPLSIARRLIDGFVAQVKARTPPR
- a CDS encoding cytochrome P450; the encoded protein is MRTTRDPARRLPPGPQGHWLLGNLPERRSDPLGLFLRGRERYGDVVRYPMGPFLMHQISHPDDVKRVLVDNAQNYQKTALMQRLRPVLGEGLLLSEGGFWRRQRRLAQPAFHKERLAGMARDITGLVEDALPHWDALAARGEPFDLSAELMGLVLAITGRVLFGADLSGAAREVARAVTTVLEEINRQVLAVVPLPAALPLPGHVRLRRAIRVLDRIVFGIIDARHQSEHPSADLLDLLMEARDADTGEGMSDRQLRDEVMTLVLAGHETTANALGWTFHLLGQHPEAEARLVTELSRVLGERTPTLRELPTLGYTSRVLDESMRLYPPAWLISRVALADDVLGGYPLPAGTIVVFLPYVIHRHPAFWERPEVFDPDRFLPERAATRPRFAWLPFGGGQRMCVGSGLALLQGQLVLAMLARRYHFQPVPGHPVEPQALVTLRPRHGLRVVATRRAAPR